A stretch of the Marivirga tractuosa DSM 4126 genome encodes the following:
- a CDS encoding shikimate kinase: MRYFLLGLPGSGKSHWGRIWSKKLKLPFFDLDEVIVENEGNSINEIFKNEGEEHFRNLETFYLQKLIANYSSLILSTGGGTPCFRDNLLLMNEKGISIFLNPPIEEIANRVWNPNEIIKRPLFSDCNSIKDVQEVLQRLNEDRIPIYQKAIVELKSYSENSIKGLHKKNAEK; encoded by the coding sequence ATGCGATATTTTCTTTTAGGGCTACCTGGTAGCGGCAAAAGTCATTGGGGAAGAATATGGTCGAAAAAATTAAAACTTCCTTTCTTCGATTTGGATGAAGTTATTGTAGAAAATGAAGGCAATAGCATTAATGAAATTTTTAAAAATGAGGGAGAAGAACACTTCCGTAATTTGGAAACCTTCTATCTCCAAAAATTAATTGCTAACTATAGTAGCTTGATTCTTTCAACAGGTGGTGGAACTCCTTGCTTTAGGGATAATTTACTGCTTATGAATGAAAAGGGAATTAGCATTTTCTTGAATCCACCTATAGAAGAAATTGCTAATAGGGTTTGGAATCCCAATGAAATTATAAAAAGACCCCTTTTTTCAGACTGCAATTCAATAAAAGATGTTCAAGAGGTTTTGCAGCGTTTAAATGAAGATAGAATCCCAATATACCAAAAAGCTATAGTAGAACTAAAAAGCTATAGTGAAAATTCTATAAAGGGCTTACACAAAAAAAATGCTGAGAAATAA
- a CDS encoding enoyl-CoA hydratase-related protein: MEFIKVNTQYKKHIALINLNRPKELNALNLQLMTELKDTLKVLDEDENVRVIILTGNEKAFAAGADIKQMAGKTAIDMLNVDQFSTWDQIKKTKKPLIAAVSGFALGGGCELAMTCDMIVASESAKFGQPEIKIGVMPGAGGTQRLTRAIGKAKAMELVLTGNFISAEEAMHYGLVNKVVPTEMYLEAAAELAEQIAQMSPVAAKLAKESVNRAFETHLDEGLHFERKNFYLTFASEDQTEGMEAFVEKRKPEFKGK; encoded by the coding sequence ATGGAATTCATAAAAGTAAACACACAATATAAAAAGCATATTGCGCTCATCAATCTTAACAGACCTAAAGAATTAAATGCCTTGAACTTACAGTTAATGACTGAATTGAAGGACACTTTAAAGGTCTTGGATGAGGATGAAAATGTTAGAGTTATAATTTTAACAGGTAATGAGAAGGCTTTTGCCGCTGGAGCAGACATTAAGCAAATGGCAGGTAAAACGGCTATTGACATGCTCAATGTTGATCAATTCAGCACTTGGGATCAAATCAAAAAAACAAAGAAGCCATTGATTGCAGCCGTTTCAGGATTTGCATTGGGCGGTGGTTGCGAATTAGCGATGACTTGCGATATGATTGTAGCGTCAGAATCTGCTAAATTCGGTCAGCCTGAAATAAAAATCGGAGTAATGCCGGGAGCAGGTGGTACACAAAGGTTAACTAGGGCAATTGGTAAAGCCAAAGCGATGGAATTAGTCTTGACTGGTAATTTTATTAGTGCAGAGGAAGCAATGCATTATGGCTTAGTTAATAAAGTTGTTCCTACAGAGATGTATCTGGAAGCAGCTGCTGAACTGGCTGAGCAAATAGCACAAATGTCTCCTGTAGCAGCTAAGTTGGCAAAAGAATCAGTTAACAGGGCTTTTGAAACGCATTTGGACGAAGGCTTGCACTTTGAGAGAAAAAACTTCTATTTAACATTTGCTTCAGAAGATCAGACTGAAGGTATGGAAGCTTTTGTAGAGAAAAGAAAGCCTGAATTCAAGGGGAAATAA
- a CDS encoding OmpP1/FadL family transporter yields MKTLKYFFIIIIGVLGSNNLYSQISPYTADAVRFSQTDGGGTARFVALGGANVSLGGDISSISANPAGLGFYNRSSWAISPVLRIGGFNSTYNVNYNDPSLNENFNNSNYGLNIQVPNMGMVFHNRFEEYAGSKWVSGTFGIAINQKQSFYNNINYSGNVNPENGIPSDFMESMLSPFINEDGQLKRYQTESGYNQDFATNPYSDLASFIDLLVIFDVEDETGNFLGYEVDRYDYDQLGSVRQNENISTYSGLTTLDFSYGANYNDKLYLGAGLNINFLNYRQEKTFTERPSNTILNRYEVNEETIISGAGLGLTVGAIYKPINIINLGLSYTSPTIMSINETQEIRMQSFFADGSRPESDLLNEVPSYSFMIPQKISAGATFFLSKHGFATADVEYVDYESARFNSNNGAFGGDTPEVGRDLRSTFNLKAGLEARLDVFRARVGYAYFDNPYNTGFEQGRDAISGGIGILRNGFTADLTYSLSRFTNPTYTPYQKRVVANSNTVDSQSNISNFRLTIGKNF; encoded by the coding sequence ATGAAAACGCTCAAATATTTCTTTATTATAATTATAGGAGTTTTAGGCTCTAATAATTTATATAGTCAAATATCACCTTATACTGCTGATGCGGTTCGTTTCAGTCAAACAGATGGAGGTGGAACAGCCAGGTTTGTAGCTCTGGGTGGAGCCAATGTTTCACTTGGTGGAGATATTTCTTCAATATCAGCTAATCCAGCTGGATTAGGATTTTACAATAGATCTAGTTGGGCTATATCCCCCGTGCTGAGAATAGGAGGTTTTAATTCAACCTATAACGTAAACTACAACGACCCTTCATTAAATGAAAATTTTAATAATTCCAATTATGGTTTAAATATTCAAGTACCAAATATGGGGATGGTATTTCACAACAGGTTTGAGGAATATGCAGGTTCAAAGTGGGTTTCTGGTACCTTTGGTATCGCTATTAACCAAAAGCAAAGCTTCTATAATAATATAAACTATAGCGGTAATGTTAATCCTGAAAATGGAATTCCAAGTGATTTTATGGAAAGTATGCTGTCTCCTTTTATCAATGAGGATGGCCAACTCAAACGGTATCAAACTGAAAGCGGATATAATCAAGACTTTGCGACAAACCCTTATTCGGATTTGGCGAGTTTTATCGATCTACTAGTAATATTCGATGTTGAAGATGAAACTGGGAATTTCTTGGGTTATGAAGTCGATAGGTATGATTACGATCAATTGGGAAGTGTAAGGCAGAATGAGAATATTTCTACTTACAGTGGATTAACAACCTTGGATTTTTCATATGGAGCTAATTATAATGATAAGCTATACCTTGGTGCTGGTCTTAATATTAATTTTCTTAACTACAGACAGGAAAAGACCTTTACTGAAAGACCAAGTAATACTATTTTAAACCGTTATGAAGTCAATGAAGAAACTATTATTTCAGGAGCTGGTTTGGGTTTGACGGTAGGAGCAATCTACAAGCCAATTAATATTATCAATTTAGGATTGTCGTATACAAGTCCTACTATAATGAGCATAAATGAAACTCAGGAAATTAGAATGCAATCTTTTTTCGCTGATGGAAGCAGGCCTGAAAGTGATTTACTAAACGAAGTTCCTTCCTATAGCTTTATGATTCCACAGAAAATCTCTGCTGGGGCAACTTTTTTTCTTTCTAAACATGGTTTTGCAACGGCCGATGTGGAGTATGTAGATTATGAATCAGCGCGATTTAATAGTAATAATGGTGCTTTTGGAGGTGATACTCCTGAGGTTGGGAGAGATTTGAGAAGTACATTTAATTTGAAAGCAGGTCTTGAAGCTAGATTAGATGTTTTTAGAGCAAGAGTTGGGTATGCTTACTTTGATAATCCATACAATACGGGGTTTGAGCAGGGTAGGGATGCCATAAGTGGAGGCATTGGTATTTTGAGAAATGGATTTACTGCAGATTTAACCTATAGCTTAAGTAGATTTACTAACCCTACTTATACGCCTTATCAAAAGCGTGTAGTTGCCAATTCAAATACAGTTGATTCTCAATCAAATATTTCTAATTTCAGACTTACAATAGGTAAGAATTTCTAG
- a CDS encoding aminotransferase class V-fold PLP-dependent enzyme, translating to MRSNFYPGPSKIYPQVAGYFQEAMESGILERNHRSKAFQELFSDTKILLKSKLNIPLDYEIVMVSSATECWEIIAQSFIQHKSYHFFNGAFGEKWCNYTRKIHPKAEAISFGLEENPSFQSVDKKAELLGFTHNETSNGTAISEQFQEEVRVKFPESLIAYDATSSMAGYEFNWELGDIWYASVQKCFGLPAGMALMVVSPKALDMAKKIDENEHYNSFNFILRNALNNQTHHTPNIANFYLLNRLMQNVENISAIHHNLKKRKEQFCKELSKLENLSSLIHSNVFQSDTVFCLSGEIEVIKKIKQQADNEGIILGNGYGKWKENTIRIANFPAIPNQHYKDLINFLLRF from the coding sequence ATGCGATCTAATTTTTATCCCGGCCCATCTAAAATTTATCCGCAAGTGGCCGGATATTTTCAGGAGGCTATGGAATCAGGAATTTTGGAAAGGAATCATAGATCAAAAGCCTTTCAAGAATTATTCTCTGATACCAAAATCCTCTTGAAATCAAAATTGAATATTCCTTTAGATTACGAGATTGTAATGGTTTCCTCTGCAACAGAATGCTGGGAAATCATTGCACAATCTTTTATTCAACATAAATCCTATCATTTCTTTAATGGTGCTTTTGGAGAAAAATGGTGCAATTATACCCGAAAAATTCATCCTAAGGCTGAAGCTATTTCATTTGGATTGGAAGAGAACCCATCTTTTCAATCTGTAGATAAAAAGGCAGAGTTATTAGGGTTCACCCATAATGAAACCTCAAATGGTACAGCTATTTCTGAACAGTTTCAAGAGGAGGTTCGCGTGAAATTTCCTGAAAGTTTAATAGCTTATGATGCAACTTCCTCCATGGCGGGTTATGAATTCAATTGGGAATTGGGTGACATTTGGTACGCATCAGTGCAAAAGTGTTTCGGTCTACCTGCTGGAATGGCTTTGATGGTGGTAAGCCCTAAAGCTTTGGATATGGCAAAGAAAATTGATGAAAATGAGCATTACAATTCATTTAATTTTATTTTAAGGAATGCCTTAAATAACCAAACTCATCATACTCCCAATATTGCGAATTTCTATTTGCTTAATCGATTGATGCAAAATGTGGAGAATATTTCTGCTATTCATCATAACTTGAAGAAGAGGAAGGAGCAGTTTTGCAAGGAGCTTTCAAAATTAGAAAATTTATCATCTTTAATACATTCCAATGTTTTTCAATCTGATACTGTCTTTTGCTTAAGTGGGGAGATAGAAGTTATTAAGAAAATAAAGCAACAAGCTGATAATGAAGGCATCATACTGGGAAATGGATACGGTAAATGGAAAGAAAATACAATTCGAATTGCCAATTTTCCTGCTATTCCGAATCAGCACTATAAAGACTTGATTAATTTCTTATTACGTTTTTGA
- the folP gene encoding dihydropteroate synthase codes for MEAKDKAFSYKKTLLTKGNLIDLSRPKVMGIINATPDSFYDGGQNIDIDKAVLKVEEMLKDGADIIDIGGYSTKPNASEVSINEEERRVIPLIETIIEKFPSTVISIDTFRSEVAEKAVAAGASIINDVSGGNLDGEMFNTVAKLKVPYILMHMRGTPASMQKLTDYEHLVKDIVLELSEKLEILRSLQVNDIIIDPGFGFAKTLAQNYEILNNLSYFKQLECPILVGVSRKSMIYKLLGVDAVNALNGTTALNMAALLNGGAILRVHDVKEAVETVKIFNQLTT; via the coding sequence TTGGAAGCGAAAGATAAAGCATTTTCTTATAAAAAAACACTCCTTACCAAGGGGAACTTAATCGATTTGTCCCGCCCGAAGGTTATGGGCATTATAAATGCTACTCCAGATTCATTTTACGATGGGGGTCAAAATATTGACATAGATAAAGCTGTGTTGAAAGTAGAAGAGATGTTGAAGGATGGTGCAGATATTATAGATATAGGGGGGTACTCTACTAAACCAAATGCTAGCGAAGTTTCTATTAATGAAGAGGAGAGGAGGGTAATTCCATTAATTGAAACCATAATCGAGAAGTTTCCAAGTACCGTAATTTCAATTGATACATTCCGTTCAGAAGTGGCAGAAAAGGCTGTGGCAGCGGGAGCCTCAATTATAAATGATGTTTCTGGAGGAAATTTGGATGGAGAGATGTTTAATACAGTAGCTAAATTAAAAGTGCCTTATATTTTAATGCATATGCGAGGAACTCCAGCTAGTATGCAAAAATTGACAGATTATGAGCATCTAGTAAAAGATATCGTATTAGAATTAAGTGAAAAACTGGAAATTCTTCGTTCTTTGCAAGTGAATGATATCATTATTGATCCTGGCTTCGGATTTGCAAAAACCTTGGCTCAGAATTATGAAATCCTCAATAATTTGTCCTATTTTAAACAATTAGAATGCCCTATTTTAGTGGGTGTATCTCGTAAATCGATGATATACAAACTTTTGGGTGTTGATGCTGTTAATGCATTAAACGGGACAACCGCCTTAAATATGGCTGCTTTGCTAAATGGAGGTGCTATTTTAAGAGTTCATGATGTGAAAGAAGCAGTGGAAACAGTGAAAATTTTTAACCAATTAACAACTTGA
- the rnhA gene encoding ribonuclease HI, translated as MITIYTDGSALGNPGPGGYGIVMRFGDKAKEISAGYRKTTNNRMELLAIIVALKSLKTNKHPVHIYSDSKYVIDSITKGWLAGWVKKGFKGKKNIDLWKQYLEVSKGYDLHFHWVKGHAGNADNERCDRLAVAKAENGPHLIDEGFENRSTDTGLFR; from the coding sequence ATGATTACCATCTATACAGACGGCTCTGCTTTAGGAAACCCAGGTCCTGGTGGCTACGGAATCGTGATGCGCTTTGGGGATAAAGCCAAGGAAATCTCTGCAGGATATCGAAAAACGACCAATAATAGAATGGAATTATTGGCAATAATTGTAGCCTTGAAGAGTTTAAAGACTAATAAACATCCTGTACATATTTATAGTGATTCAAAATATGTAATTGATTCCATTACAAAAGGTTGGCTTGCAGGATGGGTAAAAAAAGGCTTTAAAGGCAAGAAAAATATTGATCTATGGAAACAATATCTTGAGGTGTCCAAAGGTTATGATTTACACTTTCATTGGGTAAAAGGTCATGCAGGAAATGCAGATAATGAGCGATGTGATCGCTTGGCAGTAGCTAAAGCTGAAAATGGCCCTCACTTGATTGATGAAGGTTTTGAAAACAGATCAACAGATACAGGCTTGTTTCGTTAA
- a CDS encoding tetratricopeptide repeat protein produces the protein MKDQDYQLFEAYLAGVLPANEASVHEKRLEQDQDYKESFELYKSLNQHLKNNFKDEEKLEQFKKSVSDISGNYFVTRKKAKFAWVKMAVAASIILAIGLYFLIGEMSKPQYQEIAQIPTIHLTERSIDGEIYTKAENAFNQEQYSEAIKMFDQILNEDSQNQSIMLYKAIAHTENGATEKARMLYEELIQNDNAYSEEALWYAALNELKEKNYTACKTYLTKIKRSASRYEDAQNLLEKL, from the coding sequence ATGAAAGACCAAGACTACCAATTATTCGAAGCTTATTTAGCTGGTGTTTTACCTGCTAATGAAGCAAGCGTACATGAGAAAAGGCTTGAACAAGATCAAGACTATAAGGAGTCATTTGAACTTTATAAGTCATTGAACCAGCATTTAAAAAATAACTTTAAGGATGAAGAGAAACTAGAGCAATTTAAAAAATCAGTTTCTGATATCTCTGGCAACTATTTTGTAACTAGAAAGAAAGCGAAATTTGCTTGGGTAAAAATGGCAGTGGCTGCTTCCATTATATTAGCTATTGGTTTATATTTTCTAATAGGCGAAATGTCCAAGCCTCAATACCAAGAAATTGCACAGATTCCCACAATCCATTTGACAGAGAGAAGTATTGATGGAGAAATTTATACAAAAGCTGAGAATGCCTTTAACCAAGAACAATATTCAGAAGCAATCAAAATGTTTGATCAAATTCTCAATGAGGATAGTCAAAACCAATCCATTATGTTATATAAAGCTATTGCTCATACTGAAAATGGTGCTACTGAAAAAGCCAGAATGCTATATGAAGAACTTATTCAGAATGATAATGCTTACAGCGAAGAAGCACTCTGGTATGCTGCACTAAATGAATTAAAAGAGAAAAATTATACGGCTTGCAAAACATATTTGACGAAAATCAAACGTTCCGCAAGCCGTTATGAAGATGCTCAAAATCTTCTAGAAAAATTATAA
- a CDS encoding RNA polymerase sigma factor, with protein MTLKKHPDQRYVDGIKQNDSKVIREIYDSFSEKVINFICKNSGSESQAADIIQEVLITIFKQAQNQDLMLTCPFDAYFFLLCKRKWLNELKKNSKEQVTSNNDHLSIVDSASEMAEETALLEEKELLFQEMLQKLSDACKDLLKTSFTINNMEEVAKKLDISYAYARKKKSLCIGKLTELVRSSPKYNSIKNHL; from the coding sequence ATGACTTTAAAAAAACATCCTGACCAACGTTATGTGGATGGCATAAAGCAAAACGACAGCAAGGTTATCAGAGAAATCTATGATAGCTTTTCAGAGAAAGTCATTAATTTTATTTGCAAAAACAGCGGCAGCGAATCTCAGGCAGCCGATATAATTCAAGAGGTTTTAATCACTATATTTAAACAAGCTCAAAATCAGGACTTAATGCTCACTTGTCCATTTGATGCTTACTTTTTTCTGCTCTGTAAAAGAAAATGGTTAAATGAATTGAAGAAAAACAGTAAAGAACAGGTAACAAGTAACAATGATCACTTATCTATAGTCGACAGCGCATCTGAAATGGCGGAAGAAACAGCTCTACTTGAAGAAAAAGAATTGTTGTTTCAAGAAATGCTTCAGAAGCTCTCGGATGCATGCAAGGATTTATTGAAAACTTCTTTCACAATTAATAATATGGAAGAGGTTGCTAAAAAACTAGATATATCCTATGCCTACGCCAGAAAAAAGAAATCACTGTGTATTGGGAAATTGACTGAACTAGTTAGGTCATCTCCAAAATACAATTCAATTAAAAACCATTTATAA
- a CDS encoding DUF1599 domain-containing protein yields MMTQTESEYKQVIALCKDVFEKKTKDYGTAWRILRLPSITDQILIKAQRIRSIQEKGSQKVDEDIKNEFIGIINYSIIAIIQESLTENAPLEIPADDLMPKYENAAEETLQLLLNKNHDYGEAWRDMRVSSITDIILMKLYRVKQIEDNQGKTLISEPVKANYQDMINYAVFCLIKLKEEK; encoded by the coding sequence TTGATGACGCAAACCGAAAGCGAATATAAGCAAGTTATTGCGCTGTGTAAAGATGTTTTCGAAAAGAAAACCAAAGATTATGGTACAGCATGGAGAATTTTAAGATTACCCTCCATTACAGACCAAATTCTTATTAAAGCTCAGCGAATAAGATCCATTCAAGAGAAAGGGTCTCAGAAAGTTGATGAAGACATCAAAAATGAATTTATTGGAATTATTAACTACTCAATTATTGCAATAATACAGGAATCTCTTACAGAGAACGCCCCTCTTGAGATTCCTGCAGATGATTTGATGCCAAAATATGAAAATGCCGCAGAGGAGACTTTGCAATTATTATTGAATAAAAATCATGACTATGGCGAAGCTTGGAGAGATATGAGAGTAAGCTCTATAACTGATATCATTTTAATGAAATTATATAGAGTGAAACAAATAGAAGATAATCAGGGTAAAACCCTCATATCTGAACCAGTAAAAGCCAATTATCAGGACATGATTAATTATGCTGTTTTTTGTTTAATTAAGTTGAAAGAAGAAAAATAA
- a CDS encoding BT_3928 family protein, which yields MKILIDIVRYIVGGLFIFSGLVKVVDPVGTAIKLEEYFAVFAGDIASFFSVLEPYALVIGIVLNVLEVTLGIALIIRWRVRYTLNLLSIMIVFFTFLTFYTAYFNKVTDCGCFGDAITLTPWQSFTKDVILVVLIGFLYLNIQKIKESTFGPKNIIVVCTAAISFLLCIYSVRHLPPIDFRAYKVGTNIPEAMQAKENPKFQYTFEKDGKEIKTYEYKSEEEGYTLTGHEITNPDASTPKITDFATWNESGDKTNEVLSGKKLWIVAYDISKASTEGLIDINNLLLRLSPDIKPIILTSSSAEEVLRIRAERGMKTDFYYADATVLKTIIRSNPGLVLVQDGTVKEKWHFNDVPDPYDVTENLN from the coding sequence ATGAAGATATTAATTGATATAGTTCGATATATAGTAGGCGGTTTATTCATTTTTAGTGGTCTAGTAAAAGTAGTGGATCCAGTAGGTACTGCTATTAAACTAGAAGAATATTTTGCAGTTTTTGCTGGAGATATTGCTTCGTTCTTTTCCGTTCTTGAACCTTATGCTTTAGTAATCGGAATAGTTCTAAATGTTTTGGAAGTAACCTTGGGAATTGCCTTGATCATTAGATGGAGAGTAAGGTATACATTGAACCTACTAAGTATCATGATTGTATTTTTCACTTTCCTAACTTTCTATACAGCCTATTTCAATAAAGTAACAGACTGTGGTTGTTTCGGTGACGCCATTACTTTAACTCCATGGCAATCCTTTACTAAAGATGTTATATTAGTCGTATTAATTGGCTTTTTATATCTGAATATTCAAAAAATTAAAGAGAGCACCTTTGGTCCAAAAAATATCATAGTAGTATGCACAGCAGCAATTAGCTTTCTACTATGTATTTATTCTGTTAGACATTTGCCGCCTATTGATTTCAGGGCTTATAAAGTAGGAACCAACATACCCGAAGCTATGCAAGCAAAGGAGAACCCGAAATTTCAATATACTTTTGAAAAGGATGGGAAAGAAATCAAAACTTATGAATATAAATCTGAAGAAGAAGGATATACTTTAACTGGGCATGAGATAACGAACCCAGATGCATCAACTCCAAAAATTACTGATTTTGCAACCTGGAATGAATCAGGTGACAAAACTAATGAAGTATTAAGTGGAAAGAAATTATGGATTGTGGCCTACGATATATCTAAAGCAAGCACTGAAGGCTTAATAGATATAAACAATCTCCTTTTAAGGCTTAGTCCAGACATCAAACCCATTATATTAACCTCTTCTTCTGCCGAGGAAGTACTCCGAATTAGAGCTGAAAGGGGTATGAAAACTGATTTTTACTATGCCGATGCTACCGTATTAAAAACCATTATTCGCTCAAATCCAGGATTAGTTCTAGTGCAGGATGGTACAGTAAAAGAAAAATGGCACTTTAATGATGTTCCTGATCCTTATGATGTTACTGAAAACTTGAATTGA
- the cdaA gene encoding diadenylate cyclase CdaA, translated as MILGFTIGFLEVSLVDILDIGLVSFLLFQVYNLMRGSVAVRIFIGFLSLYLIYLVVRAAEMELLSAILGQFMGVGVIAAIILFQQEIRKFLLLLGKTTSFNSENGFLSNLPWKKKKAGEELNITPLIEASKSLGGTNTGALIVLSKGSELKFYSESGDLIDAIVSKRLLMAIFNKTSPLHDGAVIIHKGRITAARCVLPVTEKDVPAQFGLRHRAAIGMSETTDTIILIVSEETGQLSVARNGTIYHNLSNQEIRSKINDYLTEDKKKKPKEDKSPATEEEVVK; from the coding sequence TTGATTTTAGGTTTTACCATAGGGTTTTTAGAAGTAAGTCTAGTTGATATTTTAGATATTGGCTTAGTAAGCTTTTTGCTTTTTCAGGTTTATAATCTGATGCGAGGAAGTGTTGCAGTCCGTATTTTCATTGGCTTTCTCTCTCTCTATTTAATTTATTTGGTGGTTCGGGCTGCAGAAATGGAATTGTTATCGGCAATTTTAGGTCAGTTTATGGGTGTTGGGGTTATTGCTGCAATAATTTTATTCCAGCAAGAAATCCGTAAATTCCTTTTACTTTTAGGTAAAACCACTTCCTTTAATTCAGAAAATGGATTTCTTTCTAATCTGCCTTGGAAAAAGAAGAAAGCTGGAGAAGAACTAAACATTACACCATTAATAGAAGCTTCCAAGTCTTTAGGGGGAACCAATACAGGCGCTTTAATTGTGCTATCCAAAGGTTCTGAATTAAAATTTTACTCTGAATCAGGTGATTTAATCGATGCAATTGTTTCCAAGCGTTTGCTAATGGCAATCTTCAATAAAACAAGCCCTTTACATGATGGTGCCGTTATTATTCATAAAGGTAGAATTACAGCGGCAAGATGTGTGCTGCCTGTCACTGAAAAGGATGTTCCAGCACAATTTGGATTAAGACATAGGGCAGCCATTGGAATGTCAGAAACTACCGATACTATTATTCTCATTGTTTCAGAAGAAACTGGCCAGCTTTCTGTTGCTAGAAACGGAACAATTTATCATAACCTTTCCAATCAGGAAATTCGATCAAAAATCAATGATTATCTAACTGAGGATAAAAAGAAAAAGCCAAAAGAGGATAAAAGTCCTGCTACTGAAGAAGAAGTTGTGAAGTAA
- a CDS encoding MarC family protein, whose product MLNFKEIISVSLILFSVIDILGSVPIVIDLRKKLGHVQSGKATIVAGVIMIVFLFLGESILKLFGIDVASFAIAGAIVMFLIGMEMVLGIVLFKHEDASAGSASIMPIAFPLIAGAGTMTTLISLKAEYQTLNIIIGVVINLILVFVVLKTCGWLERKIGQAGFSILRKVFGIILLAISIKLFKNFF is encoded by the coding sequence ATGCTCAACTTTAAAGAAATTATTTCAGTATCCCTTATCTTGTTCTCGGTAATAGACATTTTAGGTTCCGTGCCGATTGTTATTGACTTGAGAAAGAAATTGGGACATGTACAATCTGGAAAGGCTACAATAGTGGCTGGTGTCATAATGATTGTCTTTCTATTCCTTGGTGAATCTATTTTAAAACTATTTGGGATAGATGTGGCTTCTTTTGCCATTGCGGGTGCAATAGTGATGTTCCTTATAGGAATGGAAATGGTTTTGGGCATTGTTTTGTTTAAACATGAAGATGCTTCAGCTGGTAGTGCATCTATTATGCCAATTGCTTTTCCCTTAATTGCTGGAGCTGGAACCATGACCACCTTAATTTCCTTAAAGGCGGAATATCAAACTTTGAATATTATTATCGGAGTGGTGATAAATCTGATCTTAGTTTTTGTAGTTTTAAAAACCTGCGGTTGGTTGGAAAGAAAGATCGGACAAGCAGGATTTAGTATATTGCGAAAAGTATTTGGAATTATACTATTGGCAATTTCTATTAAATTATTTAAAAACTTCTTTTAA